A genomic segment from Lignipirellula cremea encodes:
- a CDS encoding AAA family ATPase — protein MIEQLLSARRAGAPLIAVESPDLWASVRSISARINGSAPQIAWDMQNGFTPLNNASRAIGGLPDASEDPTGALAAMNQVENGVFYMLDAGDLVGDLLFARSLANLRDTAKASGVTVILLSAGFKLPTVLKRDVLVLKEPLPDDASIQQTVEDCLAAYNESLEQSDCELPPLVVDDVGAVIRACKGLSVFEAEQSVAMSIRNGALDFDALWARKIATVQQTSGLSVYHGGDRFDGLGGLEAVKEYMRLRMNGRRKPNVVVWLDEIEKSGLANTGDLSGVNSDQLGQVLTYMEDYKSFGVMLLGVPGSGKSAICKAMAAEFDRLVIRLDMGAMKGGIVGQSEQNLRDALKVITAVGDGNSLWLATSNSVDKLDAALKSRFTDTFFFDLNDDELPAIWDAQKRAFGIDDATPDVSGWSGRNVQRCCANAWDMGCTLEDASRFVISESVSGAMDLQALREQAEGRFLSASRDGVYTANKTNGRKFRLN, from the coding sequence ATGATCGAACAACTACTGTCCGCCAGACGTGCTGGGGCTCCCCTGATCGCTGTCGAATCGCCCGACTTATGGGCTTCGGTGCGGTCAATCTCGGCTCGCATCAATGGCTCGGCGCCGCAGATCGCCTGGGATATGCAGAACGGATTCACGCCGCTCAACAACGCTAGTCGTGCGATTGGCGGACTGCCAGACGCCAGCGAAGATCCTACCGGCGCTCTGGCCGCCATGAACCAGGTCGAAAACGGCGTGTTTTACATGCTCGATGCTGGCGACCTGGTTGGCGACCTGCTCTTTGCTCGGTCCCTGGCCAATCTGCGGGATACGGCCAAAGCAAGCGGCGTGACGGTCATTTTGCTGTCGGCGGGATTCAAACTGCCGACCGTCTTGAAGCGTGACGTTCTGGTGCTGAAAGAACCGCTGCCCGACGATGCTTCGATCCAGCAGACGGTCGAAGACTGCCTGGCCGCTTACAACGAATCGCTGGAGCAATCCGATTGCGAATTGCCGCCCCTGGTGGTCGATGACGTTGGGGCCGTGATTCGGGCCTGCAAAGGCTTGTCGGTCTTTGAGGCGGAACAGTCGGTGGCGATGAGTATCCGCAATGGGGCCCTGGACTTCGACGCCTTGTGGGCACGCAAGATCGCCACGGTCCAGCAGACTTCCGGATTGTCGGTTTACCACGGCGGCGACCGCTTCGATGGTCTGGGCGGCCTGGAAGCCGTCAAGGAATACATGCGGCTGCGAATGAACGGACGCCGCAAGCCGAACGTCGTGGTCTGGCTGGACGAAATCGAAAAGTCGGGACTGGCCAATACCGGCGACCTGTCGGGGGTCAACTCTGACCAGTTGGGCCAGGTGCTGACCTACATGGAAGATTACAAATCGTTCGGCGTGATGCTGCTGGGCGTTCCTGGCAGCGGCAAGTCGGCGATCTGCAAAGCGATGGCGGCCGAGTTTGACCGCCTGGTGATCCGGCTCGACATGGGCGCCATGAAGGGCGGCATCGTTGGCCAGTCGGAGCAGAACCTGCGGGACGCCTTGAAGGTGATTACCGCGGTCGGCGACGGCAACAGTTTGTGGCTGGCGACCAGCAATAGCGTCGACAAACTCGACGCGGCGCTCAAATCAAGGTTCACCGATACGTTCTTCTTCGACCTTAACGATGACGAACTGCCGGCCATCTGGGACGCCCAGAAACGGGCGTTTGGAATCGACGACGCCACGCCGGATGTTTCTGGATGGTCGGGCCGCAACGTGCAGCGATGCTGTGCCAACGCCTGGGACATGGGTTGCACGTTGGAAGACGCTTCCAGATTCGTGATCTCCGAGTCGGTTAGCGGGGCGATGGATCTGCAAGCCCTGCGAGAGCAGGCTGAGGGACGTTTCCTGTCCGCCAGTCGTGATGGCGTTTACACGGCCAATAAGACGAACGGTCGTAAGTTCCGCCTGAATTAG
- a CDS encoding ATP-binding protein, whose translation MISRSTHLSNVVGQPNVRFLQSYLRLPNRPSRCFLLEGEPGVGKSHSAQCLAADLGCVDDFTGLSVIPASELTIDACRQLFDVHLRHSLLFGGDWKVVVIEELDGVASKAVERFLKVALERLPDRCTVIATSNSCYGIDKALLERFRILSYSCGGPFQESCQDRLAALWVERFGDRDMPSGWRFWGVRDKERFSMRVALARLEEHAELCAME comes from the coding sequence CAGTAATGTCGTGGGGCAGCCGAATGTTCGGTTCCTCCAATCGTATTTGCGACTGCCGAATCGTCCTTCCCGATGCTTCCTACTCGAAGGCGAACCGGGCGTTGGCAAGAGTCATTCCGCCCAGTGCCTCGCCGCAGATCTCGGATGCGTTGACGACTTCACGGGGCTCTCAGTGATTCCCGCCAGTGAACTCACGATTGACGCTTGTCGGCAGTTGTTTGATGTGCACCTTCGGCACTCCCTGTTGTTTGGAGGCGACTGGAAAGTCGTGGTGATCGAAGAACTGGACGGGGTGGCAAGTAAGGCCGTCGAGCGATTCCTGAAAGTGGCTCTCGAACGTTTGCCTGATCGCTGCACGGTGATCGCCACCAGCAATTCCTGCTACGGCATCGACAAGGCGTTGTTGGAGCGGTTTCGCATCCTGTCTTACTCCTGCGGGGGTCCTTTCCAGGAGTCTTGCCAGGACCGACTGGCCGCCTTGTGGGTTGAGCGATTCGGCGATCGCGACATGCCGTCCGGCTGGCGATTCTGGGGAGTCCGCGACAAAGAGCGATTCTCCATGCGGGTTGCGTTGGCTCGGCTCGAGGAGCATGCGGAACTTTGTGCGATGGAATAA